From a region of the Panicum virgatum strain AP13 chromosome 2K, P.virgatum_v5, whole genome shotgun sequence genome:
- the LOC120685191 gene encoding uncharacterized protein LOC120685191 isoform X1, whose protein sequence is MGEASPEPAGAAAGGAAGPAPPRKGKSCKGCLYYSSVLKSRGYNPICVGIPRSISQVPNYVVDEPKEEAMSQGHDLRQFRYGCAGYSMYVDSRDSQGAESEGKTLLPYCRGLELLADSRLVEKKPSTAEQAPAHVSNDAATARSHQQGQQRPAHLARQEFLGRFKRSAGLVASGVAKNLNKTANYIKENIQDIVYPDRRPPK, encoded by the exons ATGGGGGAGGCATCGCCGGagcccgccggcgcggcggccggaggcgccgccggtccggcgccgccgcggaagggCAAGTCCTGCAAGGGCTGCCTCTACTACTCGTCGGTGCTCAAGTCCCGCGGCTACAACCCCATCTGCGTCGGGATCCCCCGCTCCATCTCCCAAG ttccgaaCTACGTTGTGGACGAGCCTAAGGAGGAGGCCATGTCGCAGGGGCATGATCTGAGGCAGTTCAGGTACGGGTGCGCGGGGTACTCCATGTACGTGGACAGCAGGGACAGCCAAGGTGCCGAGAGCGAGGGCAAGACGTTGTTGCCGTATTGCCGGGGCCTCGAG CTATTGGCAGACAGCAGATTGGTCGAGAAAAAACCGTCTACTGCTGAACAAGCTCCAGCACATGTTTCAAATGATG CAGCTACAGCCCGCTCTCACCAGCAGGGACAACAGAGACCCGCGCACTTGGCGAGACAGGAATTCTTGGGGAG GTTTAAGAGGAGCGCTGGACTGGTGGCCTCAGGTGTTGCCAAGAACCTAAACAAAACAGCAAATTATATCAAGGAAAATATCCAGGACATAGTTTACCCTGATCGCCGCCCACCGAAATAG
- the LOC120685191 gene encoding uncharacterized protein LOC120685191 isoform X2: protein MGEASPEPAGAAAGGAAGPAPPRKGKSCKGCLYYSSVLKSRGYNPICVGIPRSISQVPNYVVDEPKEEAMSQGHDLRQFRYGCAGYSMYVDSRDSQGAESEGKTLLPYCRGLELLADSRLVEKKPSTAEQAPAHVSNDATARSHQQGQQRPAHLARQEFLGRFKRSAGLVASGVAKNLNKTANYIKENIQDIVYPDRRPPK, encoded by the exons ATGGGGGAGGCATCGCCGGagcccgccggcgcggcggccggaggcgccgccggtccggcgccgccgcggaagggCAAGTCCTGCAAGGGCTGCCTCTACTACTCGTCGGTGCTCAAGTCCCGCGGCTACAACCCCATCTGCGTCGGGATCCCCCGCTCCATCTCCCAAG ttccgaaCTACGTTGTGGACGAGCCTAAGGAGGAGGCCATGTCGCAGGGGCATGATCTGAGGCAGTTCAGGTACGGGTGCGCGGGGTACTCCATGTACGTGGACAGCAGGGACAGCCAAGGTGCCGAGAGCGAGGGCAAGACGTTGTTGCCGTATTGCCGGGGCCTCGAG CTATTGGCAGACAGCAGATTGGTCGAGAAAAAACCGTCTACTGCTGAACAAGCTCCAGCACATGTTTCAAATGATG CTACAGCCCGCTCTCACCAGCAGGGACAACAGAGACCCGCGCACTTGGCGAGACAGGAATTCTTGGGGAG GTTTAAGAGGAGCGCTGGACTGGTGGCCTCAGGTGTTGCCAAGAACCTAAACAAAACAGCAAATTATATCAAGGAAAATATCCAGGACATAGTTTACCCTGATCGCCGCCCACCGAAATAG